Proteins from a single region of Styela clava chromosome 1, kaStyClav1.hap1.2, whole genome shotgun sequence:
- the LOC120348190 gene encoding clavanin-D, whose translation MKTTILILLILGLGINAKSLEERKSEEEKLFKLLGRIIHHVGNFVHGFSHVFGDDQQDNGKFYGHYAEDNGKHWYDTGDQ comes from the exons atgaaaacaacaattttgatTCTTCTCATACTGGGACTTGGCATCAA TGCAAAATCTCTGGAGGAAA GAAAATCGGAGGAAGAGAAATTATTCAAACTCCTTGGCAGAATTATTCATCATGTTGGCAATTTTGTACATGGTTTTAGCCACGTGTTCGGCGACGACCAACAAGATAATGGAAAGTTTTATGGCCACTACGCAGAAGACAATGGCAAGCATTGGTATGATACCGGGgatcaataa